A DNA window from Amycolatopsis sp. DSM 110486 contains the following coding sequences:
- a CDS encoding DUF6461 domain-containing protein translates to MGDPEDSVTAAVVEAIVGRAPRVAAAVPVTAAAALGRWRPDRRVRPGIPDPEAIRALRELPGWLVERVHGALELTVRALPPVAGASVGLGSGVSGTFAFASASTEAEALREARFFEARWPGAAEVIAGLVSRLVGDEAVAGLLGADAVGDEEAVAAAHGAAYLAVAVVAAAAVLGDAGCDKVAAQVGLGLGVASALLSSRSMPVVYEEAVLAEKRVEYRLPAFGSMQVAVREHVFALTEGSLPEPGEFADNGLVEVVDGGVLVRTGRETGVLEVRMRVLAEPPVKIDTQGWHEVVEVSWPARRGDATFEGPKHYNHRRIATPPRPGDLRVRVFAYGRDDVETETYELVVWEAPPAPPVVHARADRLGHRLRGEPEPAVADLPEAAYRWIRQSALSEAATVTVVAGSTLREVLHAFGADIREPEPIEDLLDSDLEFGPWVAVSEVDGIVLAVEENGCRGVQGEVLAELSRGGRAASMFWNVNAVTRLSFARDGELLASDEIGRPLGADPEVAAAVEGLDFDDWWDRYAKGLVAVERFTGRGLTVDDFDEIQEAGMGYPLADR, encoded by the coding sequence ATGGGGGATCCTGAAGACAGTGTGACGGCGGCTGTGGTGGAGGCGATTGTCGGGCGGGCGCCGCGGGTCGCGGCCGCTGTTCCGGTGACGGCAGCGGCCGCGCTGGGGCGGTGGCGGCCGGACCGTCGCGTACGGCCCGGGATTCCGGATCCCGAGGCGATTCGGGCCCTGCGGGAACTGCCGGGGTGGCTGGTGGAACGCGTGCACGGGGCGTTGGAGCTGACCGTGCGCGCGTTGCCGCCGGTGGCGGGGGCGTCGGTGGGGCTGGGCAGCGGTGTTTCGGGCACGTTCGCCTTTGCCTCCGCGTCTACCGAGGCTGAGGCGTTGCGTGAGGCTCGCTTCTTCGAGGCGCGGTGGCCGGGTGCGGCCGAGGTGATCGCCGGCCTGGTGTCGCGGCTGGTCGGGGACGAGGCCGTCGCCGGGTTGCTGGGTGCCGATGCGGTGGGAGACGAAGAGGCCGTCGCCGCGGCGCACGGGGCGGCGTACCTCGCGGTGGCCGTGGTGGCGGCGGCCGCGGTGCTGGGCGACGCGGGGTGCGACAAGGTCGCGGCGCAGGTCGGGCTCGGGCTGGGCGTGGCGTCGGCTCTCCTGTCGAGCCGGAGCATGCCCGTGGTGTACGAGGAAGCGGTGCTCGCCGAGAAACGCGTCGAGTACCGGTTGCCGGCCTTCGGCTCCATGCAAGTGGCGGTGCGCGAGCACGTGTTCGCGCTGACCGAGGGATCGCTCCCCGAGCCTGGGGAATTCGCCGACAACGGACTGGTCGAAGTCGTCGACGGTGGGGTGCTCGTGCGGACCGGCCGGGAAACCGGGGTGCTGGAGGTCCGGATGCGGGTGCTCGCCGAACCGCCGGTGAAAATCGACACGCAGGGCTGGCACGAGGTCGTGGAGGTCAGCTGGCCGGCTCGCCGCGGCGACGCGACCTTCGAGGGACCGAAGCACTACAACCACCGCCGGATCGCGACGCCGCCGCGGCCGGGTGACCTGCGGGTGCGGGTGTTCGCCTACGGCCGCGACGACGTCGAGACCGAGACCTACGAGCTGGTCGTGTGGGAAGCGCCGCCGGCGCCGCCTGTGGTCCACGCGCGAGCCGACCGGCTGGGCCACAGGCTGCGCGGCGAGCCGGAGCCCGCGGTGGCCGACCTGCCCGAGGCGGCGTATCGGTGGATCCGCCAGAGCGCGCTGTCGGAGGCGGCCACCGTGACTGTGGTCGCCGGGTCGACGCTGCGGGAGGTGTTGCACGCGTTCGGCGCGGACATCCGGGAGCCGGAACCGATCGAAGACCTGCTCGACTCCGACCTCGAGTTCGGCCCGTGGGTAGCGGTGTCCGAAGTGGACGGAATCGTGCTGGCCGTCGAGGAGAACGGCTGTCGCGGCGTGCAGGGCGAGGTGCTGGCCGAACTGTCGCGGGGAGGGCGCGCCGCGAGCATGTTCTGGAACGTCAACGCCGTCACGAGGCTCTCCTTCGCCCGCGACGGCGAACTCCTCGCTTCGGACGAAATCGGCCGGCCGCTCGGCGCCGATCCGGAAGTGGCCGCCGCCGTCGAGGGGCTGGACTTCGACGACTGGTGGGACCGGTATGCGAAGGGCCTGGTGGCCGTCGAGCGGTTCACCGGCCGGGGGCTCACGGTGGACGACTTCGACGAGATCCAGGAGGCCGGCATGGGTTATCCCTTGGCGGACCGGTGA